The Juglans microcarpa x Juglans regia isolate MS1-56 chromosome 8D, Jm3101_v1.0, whole genome shotgun sequence genomic sequence CAAATTGATTATAAATACATAGCCACCCCACGCCGAAACCATATAAAAGTAGCCAAAAGCCGACGCCAAAGCCCACGCCAACGATCCCGTATTCACGGCCTTCACAAACAAGTAAAACGTGAGCAACAACGCGAATATCGCCACGCCCTCGTTATCGTAAGACCCCGCCACCGATCTGGATATATAACCAGGGCAAATTGCAATCAGTGCCGCTGCAACAAGCCCCGCGCCCGAATCCCAAACCTCTTTGCCGAAGAAATACGCCACCAGAGTAGTGTTGGAAGCGAAAAATGGTGCCGTCAAGACGCAGACCTCGCGGATATGGATGGCGAAGCGGAGGAAGCGGAGGAGCCAGTAGATGATGGCGGCGGTAACCATGAGACCAGGGTAGAGGGTCCCGCCGATGATGCGGCCGAGGGGGTACCAGCTCTCGGAGTCGAACCAGTTCCAGAATTCGTAGAAGCCCTTTTCGGTGAGGAAGAGGGTTGTGCGGTAATTGAAGTAGGGGTCAAACTCGTGGATCATGGACTCGTAGCGGAGGACGCTGAAGAGGCGGGTTATGAAGGCCAGGACGTAGACGAGGCAAAGGATCGACACTCGGATCAGGAGCTCCTGCTGTTTGGTTTTCAGTTTTAGAGTTTTGAGCGAGAGGTTCGGGATTAGATCTGATTTCTTCAGGGGGCTTTGCATTGCAGCTGGGATACTCTGGTTCGATCCGGATTTTACAGATCCGTTTACGGGTTCGGCTCTCCCAACCATgtttggtacaaaagaaaacGAGAGGGGTTTAGTTTAGGAAGATACAAAAGTTGGGGTTTAAAGCAGCAGATTTTCCATGGAGATTTTCTCGGGAAAAAGGGGAATTAATGGACAGTAGAGTAGAAGATCCCAACAGTGGGAAAGAAGAAATGTGATGTCCACTTCCTTGTTCAACCTCAAGTCGATGtcaagaagagagaaaaaaaaatgagttcttCTATATGGCTGCCTACACAGCACACTTTAGGTGgaatttcatcttcttttttttttttttttttttttgttcttctttctaATTACCAAAACGTGCGTTTTGGTGAGATTGTAAAAAGCTTTCCAGCACCCGCCCCCTCCATTCGTCCATTCGCCCTCTCCTTTCCGGCGCGCCAGCAACCTTCtagaagttatttttttttctataacaagTACACAATTTTATTCTACAATAACTAGCTAGAACTAATTGAAAGTGGACGTTAGTTTCCTCCAAAGTTTCTAGCCAGAGCTTGAGATGTTTCCACCTCCAATTTCTATCCTCTCTGTTGTTTGTGTCTCTATTACCCATCTATtacttttctgaatttttgtGTAAATGAACTGAAAgtgttaaatgaaaatatagacTCTCTTGTTCCtacccttaatttttttttctattacattAAAATAGTATCTTTAGACTTTAATGAatgaatatttgatttttattaagTCGTGAAAGGATATCTATTTTTTagcaagagggagagaaaaataaatatataaaaataggataataaattttaaggaataaagattgaataacaatttttttaacaaaactgTGTTTTTGcactaatttatataaatagttCTACATTTGGATTAACTCATTCTATACAAATGCAGGCAATGATGATTTTGTTATATATCTAGAACtccaaaaaaatagacaaatttaatgtttttcatcttaaatttttcatctttcgGGTAAGAAATCATCTTGGTCTTATTTTGTATCCATATATCTCACATACTCCTTACAATTAAGAGATCTTGAATTTGTGTATGTGTCATTCTTAGTTGTAATAGCTTGATGGGCGAAGAGGAAGATGATAGGCCATCCAAGCCTTCTACATCGATTTCACCGACCCAAGTATGGTGCACATTGTTCATTTCGATATCTCAAAATGTCTGgtatttctatttaattaacatattttttattgttgtattATAGGGCTATCATGGTCCCGTAAATCCATATTGCCTGACATATTTCATGGCActaaatacatatttaaatCCATATCCGTATCATTGGAGTAGCCAGGTAGATgccttcttttattttgatttttttaaatttcgtatATGAATTTAATGCTTTCTAACACAAGGCCTAATTGCAGCATCCATCGATGCCACCTGTTGGACTGACTATGCCATACCCTCCGTTGAGTAATCCGGAAGAGTTGAGAAGATTTCAAGAAACTAGCCAGGTAGatgttctttttaattttatttttcaatttttcgtATGTGCATTCTAACACAAGGTCTAATTGCAGCATCCCGTGATGCCATAACCTCATTTGAGTAATCTAGATGAGTTAAAAAGATTTCAAGAGACTAGCCAGGTAcgtcttttttaattttttttttaatttttcgtATGTGCATTGAGGCATTCTAACACTATCAAAACTTGCAGCAACCATATTTGCCAACTGTTGGACTGACTATGCCATACCCTCCGTTGAGTAGTCCGGAGGTGTTGAGAAGATTTCAAGAGAGTAGCCAGGTacatgtcatttttatttattttttaggctTTCTAACAATGTGCCTAATGCCAACATCCCGTGATGCCACTTGTTCGACCAAGTATGCCATATCCTCGCTCGAGTAATCCGGAGGAATTGAGAAGATTTCAAGAAACTGGCCAggttgatttattttatttttaaaaatatttcatttcaatgttTCTAACACCTTGCCTACTTATAGCATTCGACTGGAAAGATCCCCAACGCGCAAGTGAGTCATCAATTATGCCTAATAGTGTTGACTTTGAAATTACTAACGGTATGACATTTTGATTAGTGTGCGTTAACATTAACatcttgtttatattatataaaaatcatacttttttcattttcagaacCTTCATCCGAGGTAATTAAAGAGACGGAGGCTGAGGGGAGTAAGAAAGTCTCGAATGATGATGAACGAGTTGAAGTACTGAGATGTGGTATGGAGTTTTCCAATGAGAAAGAGCTTATGGCATATTACAAACGATATGCCAAGCAAGCGGGTTTTGGTGTGAAGACATTTAGGACAAAGAGAGACGTACATGGGAATGCGACATATGTGACAATTGGGTGTGCGCGTGCCGGCAAGTACATGCCTAGCCACAGTAATGTCTCCAGGCTACGACCCACAACTAAAACAGGATGTAATGCTAAGGTAAATGCTAAACTTGCGAATGGGGTATGGGTTTTGACAACTATTGAGAATACTCACAATCATAGTACAGTCAGCCCAAAGAAGTCTAGATTTTTTAGATCTCATAAGTGTTTAGACGAATACAGCCAAAGGATGCTCGATTTGAATGATAGGGCAAGTATTCGAATGAACAAGAACTTTGGGGCACTGGTTCAAGATGCAGGGGGTTTGAGAAtcttgatttttaagaaaaagattgttgcaattttattgataaagcCAGACACTTACGGTTAGGTAAAGGGAGTGGCCAAGCACTTGGTGAATACTTTGAAAGAATGAGGGAAATGAATGATGGTTTTGTTTCTGTCATGGATGTCGATGATGAGGGAAGATTACGAAATGTGTTCTGAGTTGACGCACGAAGTCGAGCGTCATATGAGTATTTTGGGGATGTTATCACATTCGACACGACGTACCTAACAAATAGGTATGGTATGCCTTTTGttccatttgttggtgtaaaccatcaTGGGCAGTCAATCCTGCTAGGGGCTGGATTAATGTCCAACGAGGACACAAGTACATTTGAATGGTTGTTTCGAGTATGGCTAAAGTCCATGAATGGTCGGTCGCCCAAAGCCATCATAACCGACCAAGATCAGGCAATGAAGAATTCTATAGCCACTGTATTTCCAGACAGTCGTCATAGATATTGTCTCTGGCATATCATGCGGAAATTGCAAGAGAAATTAGGATCCCACTCCCAATTCAACTCAGGGTTGAAGTCTAGCATTCAGAGTGCATTATATGATTCACAGAATTGCGCTGAATTTGAAGACAAGTGGGGGCAACTACATCATAAGTACGATCTTCAGAATAATGCATGGTTGCAAGGGTTATACGAGGAGAGGTATTTCTGGGTACCAATTTATTTGAAGAGTGTATTTTGGGCTGGCATGAGCACGACACAGCGTTCTGAAAGCATAAATACTTTTTTCGATGGGTTTGTGCATTCTGGTACAACTTTGAAGGAATTCGTCGATCAATTTGACAATACTCTCAGAAAGAAGGTGGAGGTCGAGGCGATAGCTGATTTCAATTCTCTTAACCAAACAATCTCATGTGTATCCCCATCTGACATTGAGAAATAATTTCAAACAGTGTATACAAATGCTAAGTTTAAGGAGGTCCAAAAAGAGGTGTTGGGGATGATTATGTGTAATTGCACCCACGTTAGTACCCAGGGATGCATATCCACATTCGATGCTTTAGATCAAGTTTCTATCGATGACCATGtcaaaacatttaaatactcaGTTTACTATAATGAAGAGGAGTGCAACATTAAATGCACGTGCCAGTTGTTTGAGACAAGGGGCATTCTCTGTAGGCATGCATTTAGGGTATGTAATATGAAGAACATTACGTTGATGCCCGAAAAATATGTATTGGATCGATGGAGGAAAGACATTAAAAGGAGATATACATTGATAAAAAGTAGTTATGATGACTTGCGGAGCAATGCAGACGCACAGAGGTATGAGGTTGTGGTGAAGAGATGTTTGAAATTAGCGACTCGTGTATCTCCAAGTGATTACCATGTCGATGCATTCCTGCGCGTTTTCGATgactttgagaaaaaaattggaaGTTTAACACTTGAATCAAAATCCAGCTCAACCAAGGTCAAAGCAAATGTCGTCGCAGACAagggtaaaaaaatattaagtccCCACGTTATCCGGGGGAAAGGGAGACCCCCAACGAAAAGAAAGGTTTCGGCTGTGGAGAAAGGAGCAacgaaaaggaagaagaaacaagTACCTTTCATGCCGCTTcgattttattgtatatactCCTTTCTAATATATGTCTATTTTTCTCTGTGATTTTagacttacaaaaaaatatttgatgatgAATCACAATTGCGTGACCTTTCGGAATCTCAAATTAACACTGTCACACAACCAATGCCATCGGGCAATGAGGAGGTGTGAGGTTTTGCTTATTTATAATTGTTTATACCTTCATTTTCGAAAGTTATTATGCACGTGgtattgaatattatttgtgttGTTTCAGATGTGTGACCATATTGATACGTTGTAATTCCATGGAGTTGCCTAATTCAGAtaatgtatgaaaattttacttattagTATTCTGGTCAATTATTAGTGTGCACTATTATTAACTAGACTTGCCAATATTTCTTTGCAGCATCGTCTGACTAGACAGAGGCTTGAGAAGATTTTTTTGCAGCATCTAGCATGTGACTAGACTTGAGAATTCTTTTTTGGGAGCTTGTGTACATGCCGCTTTTCAAACATGTGCAGAATTTTTTGTGGACATAACTATTGACAGCTTGTGTGGATAAACATGGCTAGATTGTGTATATGCTGTTTGTGGCTAGTTGTGTATAGCATGGCTAAATATTGGCAGCTTGTGGATAAACATGGCTAAATGTTGTGGATTGTGTCCAGGTGTATGCGTGTggattgatggagggagttgcaCAAATGTAGCCAGCACTTATTTGGTGGAGAAATTGGCTTTAACTACCTTGAAACATCCTCAACTTTACCGGCTTCAGTGGCTGAATGAATGTAGCGAAATCAAGGTGACAAGACAAGTGTTGGTGGCATTATCCATTGGCAAATatgaggatgaggtgctttgtgatgtggTTCCTATGCACGCATACTAGTTACTACTAGGAAGACCATGGCAGTATGATTTGAGGGTTACTCATGATGGATTCACAAATAAGTATTCTTTCACTCTTAAAAGGCAAACTATTACTCTTGTGCCATTAACTCCAAAACAGGTCAGGGAGGACCAATTAAAGTTACAaagatcaaatgaaaaaaaaaggaaaaagaaaggaaggccgaaactgaaaaaaaaaaagagtttaagaaaaaaggagagaaaaacattgatcagagtgaaaaagaaagagagaggatttcggccatagtgagagcaagagaggaaaaattcaattacatcgcaaaaaaaagtgagatcaagAGAGCATTATTTTCACACCAGCCCCTTATTGTACTCATGTACAAGGAGGCTCTTTTATGTACTAATGATCTCGTCGGTGCTTTGCCGAGCGatattgtttctcttttgcAGGAGTTTGAAGATGTCCTTCCTGAAGAGGTACCTTATGGTTTACCTCCAATCCGAGGGATTGAACATCAAATTGATTTCATACTTGGTGCATCAATTCCAAACCGACCTGCTTATAGGAGTAATCCCGAGGAGACCAAGGAACTTCAGAGGCAAGTAAGTGAATTATTGGAGAAGGGGTATGTGCGTGAAAGTATGAGTCCTTGTGCGGTTCCGGTGCTATTAGTTCCAAAGAATGATGGAACACGGAGGATGTGTTGACTGCCGAGCCATCAACAACATAACGGTAAAGTATCatcatcccattcctagattagatgatatgctgGATGAATTGCATGGTTCTTGTGTCTTTACAAAAATTAATCTTAAGAGTGGATATCATCAGATTAGGATGAAAgaaggtgatgaatggaaaactgcttttaagactaaatatggttTGTATGAGTGGTTAGTGCTGCCTTTCGGTTTAACTAATGCTCTGAGCACATTTATGCATTTGATGAACCATGTTTTGCGAGCATTTATTGGCAGGTTTGTAGTTGCgtattttgatgatatcctaatctatagcaaaaatttggaagaacatgtaatgcatttgaaatctgttttggaaattcTAAGGAAAGAAAGGTTGTTTGCTAACCTCAAAAAGTGCAACTTTTGCACGGATAAGCTTGTAtttcttggttttgttgttAGTAAGAGAGGAATTGAGGTGGATGAGGAAAAGGTGAAGGCTATCCATGAGTGGCCAACGCCTACAACAATCAGCCAAGTGAGGAGTTtccatggcttagctagcttctATAGACGGTTTGTGCGTGATTTTAGTAGCTTAGCCGCCCCTCTCACTGAAGTCATCAAGAAAAATGTGCCGTTTAAGTGGGGGAAAAAACAAGAAGAGGCATTTagtctgataaaaaaaaaagttaactaATGCACCTTTGCTTGTTTTACCTAACTTTgctaaaatttttgaaattgagtgtgatgcttcaggaATAGGTATTAGAGttgttttgatgcaagaaggcCGTCCAATAGCTTATTTCAACGAAAAGTTGAGTGGGCAGCCCTAAATTACCCCACTTATGATAAGGAGATGTATGCCTTGGTGAGGGCTTTGGAAAATTGGCAACACTATTTATGGCCATAGGAATTTGTGATTCACACAGATCATGAATCTTTGAAGCATTTGAAAGGACAGCAAAGGTTGAACAAACGCCATGCTAGGTGGGTGGAATTCATTGAAACATTTTCTTATGTGATCAgatacaagcaaggtaaggaaaatGTGGTGGCTGATGCATTGTCCCGAATGTATACTTTACTTTCcattttggatacaaaaatgcTTGGCTTTGAACACATTAAGGATTTGTATGTTCAAGACTCTGATTTTGGTGATGTGTTCAAAGCATGTGAAAAAGTGGCGTTTGGTAAGTTTTATAGGCATGATGGATTTTTATTTCGGGAAAATAAACTGTGTGCCTATATGTTCTTTGCGTGAATTGCTTGTGAGAGAAGCTCATGGTGGTGGTTTGatgggtcattttggtgtagcTAAGACTTTAGAAAatttgcatgaacattttttttggcCTCATATGAAACATGATGCGGAAAGAATCTATGAGAAGTGTATCACGTGTAAACAGGCTAAGTCTAAGTTGAAAGCCCATGGTTTGTACACCCCTTTGCCAATACCTAGTGAACTTTGGAccgatatttctatggattttgttttaggtTTACCTAGGactaagagagggagagattcaGTTTTTGTGGGGGTAGATAGATTCTCCAAGATGGCAGACTTCATTGCATGTCATAAAACTGATGATGCATCACATATAGCTGATTTGTTCTTCAAATAAATTGTTAGGATACATGGTATGCCTAGGACCATTGTTTCTGATAGAGATGCGAAGTTTTTGAGTTACTTTTGGAAGACTTTGTGGGGAAAGTTGGGAACTAAGTTGTTGTTTtctactacttgtcatccacaaacGGATGGACAAACTGAAGTAGTGAATAGAACTTTGTCTTCTTTGTTGCGTGCTATCattaaaaagaacttgaaaacaTGGGAAGATTGTTTGCCACATGTTGAATTTGCTTACAATAGAAATATACATTCTGCAACTAAGTTTTcaccatttgaaattgtttatggcttTAACCCATTGTCACCTTTGGATTTAACATCTTTACCTTTGAGTGAACGTGTGAACTTAGATGGCAAAAAGAAGGCAAAATTTGTAAAGATGATTCATGAAAAGGCCCGGCAGAACATTGAAAGGAGGATTAAACAATATGTCCATCAAGCCAACAAGGGACGCAAGAAGGTAGTGTTtcaaccaggagattgggtttggttgCACTTAAGGAAGGACCGTTTTCCGGAGAAACGACGTTCAAAACTCCTACCTCGGGGTGATGAACCATTTCAAGTAGTGGAACGCATCAATGATAATGCCTACAAGCTTGACTTACCAGGTGAGTATGGTGTCAGTGCAAGCTTTAATGTTGCAGATTtgtctccttttgatgtaggtgatgaTTTGAGGACAAATCCTTCTCAAGAGGGGGAGAatgatgcaaaccaaggagctAGACATGCTTATCATACGAGTGGGAATGTAGCTGAATTTGTACAAGACCCTTTGTCGcttcctagtggcccaattacaagacttagagccaaacgtttcaaggaagcactaaatgggctaatccaagagaattgggctgattctaaaaagaccaagattggctcaaataataatcaaggcttagtccatgttatcaaagcaattgaagaggctaattagcaagcagaaacatgatgcatggtcTGACCATTAAAGGAAGtgaatttgttgagtttcaaGGATATTAAATAGGAGAATGAACAAGGTATTGGCTGGGTATGttaaatacattaaatctagtcatttagttatttttggctgcctctagaagtccaagaggcccAAAAAAACGTGAGGcatgtttatgttaatatttgtgttgtttttaaagctatagttatgacttttcctattcttggagggttgttccTAGTATATAGAAGGGCATTTCGAGTTTTATTATCAGATTTGGAATTTCAAAAGCTTATTGTCTatgtgaggtcttgtgttcctcttggttcttcaaagaactctttgaacttatcaagttaatcttgtggcgttcaagctccaaacttatcaccttgattctggAGAGACTCTTAagatttcttggtgtggcgtttcaatccttcgtagtcttggttttcatctagttgggtgactggtcgaggctcaacaaatcttgtctatacgatcttggggttccaagccatcattgttatcgggtttcatcacagttgttggtggagttcatattAGCAAGTGAAGAGGTGCATTGGAAATGTGGTAGCCGAAATCCTAGGGGCATATTTATCCTTTGACACAAGAGTCCATTCATCTAATCTTCTAGAAGCGTAACacatgcttgacacttggcaaattctaacaaaaatccaaaatccCATGTGCCCCTTTTTGGTTTCCCCTACATCATTCCTAGAGAAACTTCCTTCCTTTTCCCTAGGCTTCCCTTTCCAAAGAATCTACCTTGGAACTCGAAATAAGGCCAAAACAAGGTTCTAGGCGTGTGGAAAAATGGGTTGGCAGAAAATTCTTTAGTCTTCCTAGGTTCCTTATGTCCCTTGATTCTTTTAGAAGGTTTCTAGTATGTTTACAAGTGGCAAATCCTCTAGGGTAGGCGTGCAAGCCACCTTTTGGTATTTccctacacttctctctcccccttagccCACTGTCAAGACCAGATTCATAGTGCAACACAtatatgacacatggcactagtgactaaGGTTTAGACCATGGACCTAAAGCCAATAGGCCTGGTTTTCTAAAGAGGGCCGAAAATCACAAGGCAATCTAGGGCCACTCCCCTTTTGGGCTCAAATCGCTAAATCAAAGATTAAGGCCTTCCAAAATAACTAAGGCCTTCCAAAATAACTAAGGCTCTCAAAACGTCATGGCAACCCAAAACGAATTCTATGGGCCATGTTTAAACAAACTCGGGTCATAACATcatccattttggcccaaatgTGTATAATTTAGGCCGAGTGCTCTAGCAGAAATGGGTAACTTCTGCATCATCTCTAATGTATTTACATTAGGACTTGGGGTCGACTCTGGTTTGACCTATTCAAGTAATATAGCACTAGATTGTAACTTACTTGTGCCTAGATGCCAACTACTCAACCTCTAGTTTCTACACTTTGCTTACTGGGATATGGACCTAACATattcgtttcattttttttttcaaatggaaggTCGTCATCAAAATCAAATGCTCatgaagagaaaaaggagaTTGGTTCAGCCTCTGCTCATTCAAATAGATTATTCATTAAGCACAAATGGGCGGGGGAGTTtgctataaaattaaaatataacttcCAAGAACTGTTGTTGGAAGTTTgatgtttatttgtttgtttgttagtTCAACCCAAAcaaatttgtttgtttgaatgaGGGTGAAGATGGTAGCTGTATTTCTTCTATATCAGATTTCTTATAGAATATCCCTTTTTGTTGagattttcattaattattgttatCCTTGAAAAGGGAATAATTTTTAGCTACTTGATAAAAAATGTAGCAATAATGGGTGTCTAattgttaacgttgtgtttcaTACGCCTTGAGCTTGGTTCCAATAATTCAAGTCTGGGTTTTTATACCTGCACACTCAAGAAGACAAAAAGGGGGGCTCGGTGGTGGCCAAGGAGCCTTCGATGCTTAAATCAGTAGATCTCCTTAGTAGTTTTTGCTAGTGTAAGAGCTTAGAGAGAGTCATTCGTACTTGCAGAGTCGGCTTTTATACGAGGTTGCTGAGGGGACATCCCTTACCCCATGTCAGGGGGTTCACGTCATTCCCACTACAGCTTAGTCAAAGATCCTTTAATGCGGTGTAAGGGATGGGGatggtgccattaatgcagcGTAGCTCCCCAAGTGGCACCTTGCTAGTGGATGATCGGCGCCGTGTTGCCCCATACCTTATGTTAGGGAATCAAAGGCTGTCCGTGTTTCCTGCCCACCTGCCTGGATAGGTCCTCGAGTGTTAGGTGTCATTGGGGGTGCTAGGGCGGCTAGTCCCGTTTGCTCTTGTCATTTGCCTTTCCCGCTTGGAGTTATTTCTTGGGCTGGTTTAGCTCTTGGATTGGGTATTCTCTAAGGGGTGCGGGGGCCCTCTTAGAGAAGGAACGTTGGGCCGGGTTGGGCCCTTCGTGGTTCTTCATGGGCCTATGGCATGAACCCAGAGGAGGAAAAATCTCCTTACAGTTAACCTGCCAATTCCTATTGGACTAGTCTAGTGGGAATTTCTTTTCACCCTTGTCTTCTTTCTCCTTCCATTATGTGGTAGTGTATTAGCAGTTTCAAGGAATTGGCCAAGCTGTTTCTAACGCAGTTCATGGCAAGTAAGAGGCGCCGAAGACCTGCTGCCTATCTTCTTACCATTAAacaaagagaatgagagagcCTAAAAGCATATTTGACCCTTTTCAATAAGGAGAGGTTGACCACAGATGATTAAGAAGAAAAGATCACGCTAGTTGCCCTCCTGGGGGCATATGGCCTCGGAGCTCGTTCATGGCTGAGTTGGCCAGGAAGACCCCCTCCACCTTgagggagttcatggatagGGTAGACGAATTCGTTAATGTCGAGGACACGTTGCAGGCTCTTCTGAAGCCTAGGAAGTAAGAAGTAAAGTTGGAGACTAGGAACTCAAATGGCGCTAAAGACAAGAAGATTGGGAAGGGTCATCAAGATGGGAGGTGTGGAAGGTACTCCAATCAACGAGAGCAAGGGCACCACTAGTCTAATCTAAATGCACAAGAAAATGACCAGGCAACGAAGAAGGAAGCACTGCCGCCGGCGAGAGGGCAACGCTATTGCAAGTACCACTAGTAGGACACTCACTGGACAGAAGATTGTTCAATGTTGAAAAAGAGGGTTGCCAGCTTGGTAGAAAGCGAGGAGCTCGAGCAAATGTTGGCCTAGTATCTCAAGCCAAGGAGAGAAGAAGGTCGTGAGCGTGAACCCAGATGAAGCAGAAGTCCCAAATGACAAAAGCAAGAGAAGGAACAGAGAC encodes the following:
- the LOC121241993 gene encoding protein FAR1-RELATED SEQUENCE 4-like isoform X2, with protein sequence MFLTPCLLIAFDWKDPQRASESSIMPNSVDFEITNEPSSEVIKETEAEGSKKVSNDDERVEVLRCGMEFSNEKELMAYYKRYAKQAGFGVKTFRTKRDVHGNATYVTIGCARAGKYMPSHSNVSRLRPTTKTGCNAKVNAKLANGVWVLTTIENTHNHSTVSPKKSRFFRSHKCLDEYSQRMLDLNDRASIRMNKNFGALVQDAGGLRILIFKKKIVAILLIKPDTYG
- the LOC121241993 gene encoding protein FAR1-RELATED SEQUENCE 4-like isoform X3; translated protein: MPNSVDFEITNEPSSEVIKETEAEGSKKVSNDDERVEVLRCGMEFSNEKELMAYYKRYAKQAGFGVKTFRTKRDVHGNATYVTIGCARAGKYMPSHSNVSRLRPTTKTGCNAKVNAKLANGVWVLTTIENTHNHSTVSPKKSRFFRSHKCLDEYSQRMLDLNDRASIRMNKNFGALVQDAGGLRILIFKKKIVAILLIKPDTYG
- the LOC121241993 gene encoding protein FAR-RED ELONGATED HYPOCOTYL 3-like isoform X1, which encodes MIMCNCTHVSTQGCISTFDALDQVSIDDHVKTFKYSVYYNEEECNIKCTCQLFETRGILCRHAFRVCNMKNITLMPEKYVLDRWRKDIKRRYTLIKSSYDDLRSNADAQRYEVVVKRCLKLATRVSPSDYHVDAFLRVFDDFEKKIGSLTLESKSSSTKVKANVVADKGKKILSPHVIRGKGRPPTKRKVSAVEKGATKRKKKQTYKKIFDDESQLRDLSESQINTVTQPMPSGNEEMCDHIDTL